A part of Hippopotamus amphibius kiboko isolate mHipAmp2 chromosome 16, mHipAmp2.hap2, whole genome shotgun sequence genomic DNA contains:
- the AMFR gene encoding E3 ubiquitin-protein ligase AMFR: MPLLFLERFPWPSLRTYTGLSGLALLGTIVSAYRALSQPEAGPGPGPAEAEPVTAPVQPDPAALVRPSAGGPRARDVAQYLLSDSLFVWVLVNTACCVLMLVAKLIQCIVFGPLRVSERQHLKDKFWNFIFYKFIFIFGVLNVQTVEEVVMWCLWFAGLVFLHLMVQLCKDRFEYLSFSPTTPMSSHGRVLSLLIAMLLSCCGLAVVCCVTGYTHGMHTLAFMAAESLLVTVRTAHVILRYVIHLWDLNHEGTWEGKGTYVYYTDFVMELTLLSLDLMHHIHMLLFGNIWLSMASLVIFMQLRYLFHEVQRRIRRHKNYLRVVGNMEARFAVATPEELAVNNDDCAICWDSMQAARKLPCGHLFHNSCLRSWLEQDTSCPTCRMSLNIADNNRVREDQQGENLDENMVPVAAAEGRPRLNQHNHFFHFDGSRIASWLPSFSVEVMHTTNILGITQASNSQLNAMAHQIQEMFPQVPYHLVLQDLQLTRSVEITTDNILEGRIQVPFPTQRSDSIRPALNSPVERPNGEQEDGETSAQTERVPLDLSPRLEEVLDFGDLEAEPSEGEDFEARGSRFSKSADERQRMLVQRKDDLLQQARRRFLNRSSEDDSASESCLPSEGTTSDPMTLRRRMLAAAAERRLQKQQTS; encoded by the exons ATGCCGCTGCTCTTCCTCGAGCGCTTCCCCTGGCCCAGCCTCCGCACCTACACGGGCCTCAGCGGCCTGGCCCTGCTCGGCACCATCGTCAGCGCCTACCGCGCTCTCAGCCAGCCCGAGGCCGGGCCCGGGCCTGGGCCCGCCGAGGCGGAGCCGGTAACGGCCCCGGTGCAGCCAGACCCGGCCGCGCTCGTCCGGCCAAGCGCCGGGGGACCCCGGGCCCGCGACGTGGCCCAGTACCTGCTCTCGGACAGCCTGTTCGTGTGG GTTCTAGTAAACACTGCTTGCTGTGTTTTGATGTTGGTGGCTAAGCTAATCCAATGTATTGTGTTTGGCCCTCTTCGAGTGAGCGAAAGACAG caccTCAAAGACaagttttggaattttattttctacaagttcattttcatttttggtgtGCTGAATGTCCAGACAGTGGAAGAAGTGGTCATGTGGTGCCTCTGGTTTGCCGGACTGGTATTTCTGCATCTGATGGTTCAGCTCTGCAAGGACCGGTTTGAATAT ctttccttttctcccaccaCACCGATGAGTAGCCATGGTCGAGTTCTGTCTCTACTGATCGCTATGCTGCTTTCCTGCTGTGGATTAGCAGTTGTCTGTTGTGTCACAGGCTACACCCATGGGATGCACACGTTGGCTTTCATGGCTGCAGAG tctctTCTTGTGACAGTGAGGACTGCTCATGTGATTTTACG ATATGTAATTCACCTCTGGGACCTCAACCACGAAGGGACAtgggaaggaaagggaacataTGTCTATTACACAGATTTTGTCATGGAGCTCACTCTGTTGTCCTTGGACCTCATGCACCATATTCACATGTTG TTATTTGGCAACATCTGGTTATCCATGGCCAGCTTGGTCATCTTTATGCAACTGCGTTACCTGTTTCATGAGGTACAGCGTCGAATCCGCCGGCACAAGAACTATTTGCGAGTGGTTGGAAACATGGAAGCCAG GTTTGCGGTTGCAACTCCAGAGGAGCTGGCTGTCAATAACGATGACTGTGCCATCTGCTGGGACTCCATGCAGGCTGCGAGGAAACTGCCCTGTGGACATCTGTTCCACAA CTCCTGTCTTCGTTCCTGGCTAGAACAAGACACCTCCTGCCCAACATGCAGAATGTCTCTTAATATTGCCGACAATAATCGTGTCAGGGAAGACCAGCAAGGAGAGAACTTGGATGAGAATATGGTTCCTGTAGCAGCAGCTGAAGGCAGACCTCGCTTAAACCAACACAATCACTTCTTCCACTTTGATG GGTCCCGGATCGCGAGTTGGCTGCCAAGTTTTTCAGTGGAAGTGATGCACACCACCAACATTCTAGGCATTACGCAGGCAAGCAACTCCCAGCTTAATGCAATG GCTCATCAGATTCAAGAAATGTTTCCCCAGGTTCCATACCATCTAGTGCTGCAGGACCTCCAGCTGACACGCTCCGTCGAAATAACAACAGACAACATTTTAGAAGGACGGATTCAAGTACCTTTTCCCACACAG CGGTCAGACAGCATTCGGCCTGCATTGAACAGTCCTGTGGAGAGGCCAAACGGCGAGCAGGAGGACGGAGAAACTTCTGCTCAG ACCGAGCGGGTGCCGCTGGACCTCAGTCCTCGGTTGGAGGAGGTGCTGGACTTTGGTGACCTGGAAGCGGAGCCCAGTGAAGGGGAGGACTTTGAGGCCAGGGGGAGCCGCTTCTCCAAGTCTGCCGACGAGAGACAGCGCATGTTGGTGCAGCGCAAGGATGACCTCCTGCAGCAGGCTCGGAG GCGTTTCTTGAACAGAAGTTCTGAAGATGACTCAGCTTCGGAGAGCTGCCTCCCCTCGGAAGGCACAACCTCTGACCCCATGACCCTGCGTCGAAGGATGCTGGCCGCTGCCGCGGAGCGGAGACTTCAGAAGCAGCAGACCTCCTAG